The following proteins come from a genomic window of Megalobrama amblycephala isolate DHTTF-2021 linkage group LG1, ASM1881202v1, whole genome shotgun sequence:
- the LOC125268203 gene encoding DNA-directed RNA polymerases I, II, and III subunit RPABC2-like, producing the protein MSDNEDNFDDGDFDDVEDEEPLDDLENVEDEDQENVQILPAGEGQQANQKRITTPYMTKYERARVLGTRALQIAMCAPVMVELEGETDPLQIAMKELKSRKIPIIIRRYLPDGSYEDWGCDELIITD; encoded by the exons ATGTCTGACAACGAAGACAA ttTTGATGATGGAGATTTCGATGATGTTGAAGATGAAGAGCCTCTGGATGATCTGGAGAATGTGGAGGAT GAGGATCAGGAGAATGTCCAGATCCTGCCGGCGGGAGAAGGACAGCAGGCCAATCAGAAGAGAATCACCACTCCTTACATGACCAAATACGAGCGCGCGCGAGTGCTGGGGACGCGAGCGCTGCAGATCGC AATGTGTGCGCCGGTGATGGTGGAGCTGGAAGGAGAGACAGATCCGCTGCAGATCGCCATGAAAGAGCTCAA GAGCAGGAAGATCCCCATCATCATCCGCCGGTATCTTCCTGACGGCAGTTATGAGGACTGGGGCTGCGACGAGCTCATCATCACCGACTGA